In one window of Fulvia fulva chromosome 5, complete sequence DNA:
- a CDS encoding Retinal-specific phospholipid-transporting ATPase ABCA4: MIISELCGQTWTLTKKELLLIARRRWLSTFIRAVAFPIVLTAILASVKTWIHNDGGYGTATPSPIRTLSEAFAVVGDTRKQFVIVDRGLQGADVRAVIDELDQAARDGGRNVQFVTDSRQLIQVCPSSSKGVTSCFGAIDFWSSPDQGPNAIWNYTIWQDSVIAGADVRSDANPAQLYTIPLQRAVDSMISRRNNGTALPDTVLQYPFTSQTQAAVDFRDDKFFGLLITQALGFALFLAMCGITYHLTGHVVWQREAGLLQLIDAQMPNTSRWECLVARMFATHLAFDLIYMPAWIICGAVVGTIIYPHSNAVVAAIAFAIVAQFTQSGQKSTQEAAVIATGLLFPPSSFVYFLVSGAVSEIFSLPLTPHQSIPSLLGGLLEIRVWSLTPAHFLGFFAFQIALYPILAIFIERFLWGCSFRGRHLRSAPEMAGNALRIKNFTKRYNGAAKKRDRTLAVEDLSLDVYAGTIMVLLGQNGCGKSTTLSCIAGLESITEGTIELDGTGGVGLCPQKNVIWPDMTVEEHVRFFEHLKKPSCRPSQAEVDRLIDGCDLKKKTHASSKTLSGGQQRKLQLCMMLAGAILVTVIWLTNGYAWYRIGYMFQSFKDNKAVDDVSFGIMPSEKFALLGPNGAGKSTLISLIRGDLQMDGSSSNAEIHIAGDSLISSPVAAKQHLGVCPQFDAVDSMTLKEHLEFYAQARGLSSKEKDENINKIISRLGLGDHTNKLVKKLSGGTKRKMSLGIALVGNPFVLLLDEPSSGMDAASKRALWSTLTAISEGRSLLITTHSMEEGDALCDRAGIMAGRMLALGTIKSLHERYSDKVYVHLVHQNAPRSTPEKMASLWQWVNSTFLVAETEKSVGGQARFAVPRARQGTQSDQLLDGSHLGKLFQAMEAHKERASIRDYSIGHATLDQVFVNVCQGVDEENSAAVHRGGGLFSCVLGRSK; encoded by the exons ATGATCATTTCTGAGCTCTGTGGTCAGACATGGACTTTAACGAAGAAAGAGCTGTTGCTCATCGCTCGCCGACGATGGCTTAGCACATTCATTCGAGCCGTGGCCTTCCCGATAGTCCTGACAGCCATCCTCGCCTCAGTCAAGACATGGATTCATAACGATGGCGGCTACGGAACTGCTACCCCTTCACCTATCCGGACCCTATCCGAAGCATTCGCAGTTGTTGGAGATACGAGAAAGCAATTCGTCATCGTGGACAGAGGACTGCAGGGTGCAGATGTGCGAGCTGTTATCGACGAGCTGGATCAGGCAGCTCGTGATGGAGGCCGCAACGTACAGTTCGTCACCGACTCCCGCCAGCTTATCCAAGTCTGTCCGAGTTCCAGCAAGGGCGTCACGAGCTGCTTCGGAGCGATCGATTTCTGGTCGTCTCCTGACCAAGGACCCAATGCGATCTGGAATTACACCATCTGGCAAGATTCGGTCATTGCCGGCGCAGATGTCCGCAGCGATGCCAACCCAGCTCAGCTTTACACCATCCCTCTACAACGTGCGGTCGATTCGATGATATCACGGCGAAATAACGGCACTGCGCTACCCGACACAGTCCTTCAATACCCCTTCACCAGCCAGACACAAGCTGCCGTGGACTTTCGGGACGACAAGTTCTTCGGTCTGTTGATCACTCAAGCGCTCGGCTTCGCACTTTTCCTCGCAATGTGCGGCATTACATACCATCTTACTGGCCACGTTGTTTGGCAACGAGAGGCAGGGCTTCTCCAGCTCATCGATGCGCAGATGCCCAATACCTCGCGATGGGAGTGCCTAGTCGCTCGAATGTTTGCTACACATCTTGCTTTCGACCTCATCTACATGCCAGCATGGATCATCTGCGGCGCCGTCGTGGGGACTATAATCTATCCTCACAGCAATGCTG TCGTGGCGGCCATTGCTTTTGCTATCGTAGCTCAATTCACACAAAGCGGACAAAAGTCAACACAAGAAGCCGCAGTTATCGCGACTGGGCTTCTGTTCCCGCCAAGTAGCTTTGTCTACTTTTTGGTTTCTGGAGCAGTCTCTGAGATCTTCAGTCTGCCATTGACACCCCACCAGTCGATTCCCTCACTACTCGGTGGTCTTCTTGAGATCAGAGTATGGAGCTTGACACCTGCCCATTTTCTGGGGTTCTTTGCATTCCAGATTGCCTTGTATCCAATCCTTGCGATATTCATAGAGCGCTTCCTTTGGGGATGCTCATTCCGAGGTCGACACCTTCGCTCTGCCCCTGAGATGGCGGGCAATGCTCTACGCATCAAGAACTTCACCAAGCGTTACAATGGCGCAGCAAAGAAGCGGGACAGAACACTGGCTGTGGAAGACTTGTCCCTAGATGTCTATGCTGGCACAATCATGGTCCTCCTTGGACAAAATGGCTGCGGCAAGTCAACGACACTCAGCTGTATTGCTGGGCTCGAAAGCATTACAGAAGGAACTATCGAGCTCGATGGCACCGGCGGTGTTGGTCTCTGTCCTCAGAAGAACGTTATTTGGCCTGACATGACAGTTGAGGAGCATGTTCGTTTCTTCGAGCATCTCAAGAAGCCCTCCTGCAGGCCCAGCCAAGCAGAGGTTGACCGCTTGATAGATGGGTGCGACCTGAAGAAGAAGACCCACGCTTCATCGAAGACACTATCCGGTGGTCAGCAGAGGAAGCTGCAACTCTGCATGATGCTTGCAGGTG CCATCCTGGTCACCGTAATCTGGCTCACGAATGGATATGCTTGGTATCGCATCGGTTACATGTTTCAGTCATTCAAGGACAACAAAGCTGTCGACGATGTTAGCTTCGGAATCATGCCTTCCGAGAAATTCGCTCTGCTAGGGCCGAATGGTGCTGGAAAATCAACATTGATCTCGCTGATACGTGGCGACCTGCAAATGGATGGGTCATCCAGCAATGCAGAGATTCACATCGCTGGAGATAGTCTGATCTCTTCTCCCGTAGCGGCCAAGCAACATCTTGGAGTCTGCCCGCAGTTCGATGCCGTTGACTCGATGACGCTCAAGGAGCACTTGGAGTTCTATGCTCAAGCTCGTGGTCTGTCCAGTAAGGAGAAAGATGAGAACATAAACAAGATTATCAGCAGACTCGGTCTGGGTGATCACACCAATAAGCTCGTAAAGAAGCTCTCAGGAGGCACTAAGAGGAAGATGTCGCTGGGCATAGCGCTCGTGGGCAATCCATTTGTCCTTCTGCTCGATGAGCCATCGTCCGGAATGGACGCTGCGTCTAAGCGTGCCCTCTGGTCAACTTTGACAGCCATCTCGGAAGGTCGCTCCCTTCTCATCACCACACACAGCATGGAAGAGGGTGATGCACTGTGCGATCGGGCGGGCATTATGGCTGGGCGAATGTTGGCGCTCGGTACGATCAAGTCCCTCCATGAGCGATACAGCGACAAGGTCTACGTCCATCTCGTGCACCAGAACGCGCCACGATCTACACCGGAAAAGATGGCTTCCCTGTGGCAATGGGTGAATTCGACCTTCCTGGTGGCTGAAACAGAAAAGTCGGTCGGCGGACAGGCACGCTTTGCTGTGCCCAGAGCGCGTCAAGGCACGCAATCCGATCAGTTGTTGGATGGCAGCCATCTGGGCAAGTTGTTCCAGGCGATGGAAGCTCACAAAGAGCGTGCGAGCATTCGGGATTACAGTATCGGCCATGCGACGTTGGATCAGGTATTCGTGAACGTGTGTCAGGGAGTTGATGAAGAAAACTCGGCAGCTGTACATCGCGGCGGCGGCCTCTTCAGTTGTGTGCTTGGCCGCAGCAAGTAG